From a single Candidatus Hydrogenedentota bacterium genomic region:
- a CDS encoding VCBS repeat-containing protein, with product MPLKFRKVLIADERYESAGVFDVNGDGLPDIVSGAWWYEGPDFKKRHRIGPVAAHDEYYDDFSTIPLDVNGNGRLDFITGGWWGNTLRWRENPGDPDREWPEHVIAEVGNVETTRAWDVDGDGVPEIVPNCPNGPLTVFKLDTDARGRGLGTFTAHRIFEGPQGHGLGAGDIAGNGRVDFALNHGWLEAPARPFDEPWVWHPEYQLSGSASVPILVADVNGDGLNDLIVGAGHDYGLHWVGQGRDGAGNRTWTPHCIDPDNSQYHDMMWLDLDGDGAPELVTGKRYRAHCGFDPGAFDPYGCYYFKWNGAHFTKQVIAYGPVRESKGLGLQFAVADLTGNGLPDIVAPGKDGLCVFYNEG from the coding sequence ATGCCCCTCAAATTTCGCAAGGTGCTGATCGCCGATGAGCGGTACGAGTCGGCGGGGGTCTTCGACGTGAACGGGGACGGGTTGCCGGACATTGTTTCCGGCGCGTGGTGGTATGAGGGGCCGGACTTCAAAAAGCGCCACCGCATCGGGCCGGTCGCCGCGCATGACGAGTACTATGACGATTTCTCGACCATCCCCCTGGATGTGAACGGGAACGGGCGGCTGGACTTCATCACGGGCGGCTGGTGGGGCAACACCCTGCGCTGGCGCGAAAACCCCGGCGACCCGGACCGGGAGTGGCCGGAGCATGTCATCGCGGAGGTGGGCAATGTGGAGACAACCCGCGCGTGGGATGTGGACGGCGACGGGGTTCCGGAGATCGTGCCGAACTGCCCAAACGGCCCGCTGACGGTGTTCAAGCTGGACACGGACGCGCGGGGGCGCGGCCTGGGCACCTTCACGGCGCACAGGATATTCGAGGGGCCGCAGGGCCATGGCCTGGGCGCGGGGGACATCGCGGGGAACGGGCGGGTGGACTTCGCGCTGAACCACGGCTGGCTGGAGGCGCCCGCGCGGCCTTTTGACGAGCCCTGGGTCTGGCATCCGGAATATCAACTGTCGGGCTCGGCGAGCGTGCCAATCCTGGTGGCGGACGTGAACGGGGACGGCCTCAACGACCTGATTGTTGGGGCGGGCCACGACTACGGCCTGCACTGGGTGGGGCAGGGCCGGGACGGCGCGGGGAACCGCACCTGGACGCCCCATTGCATTGACCCCGACAATTCGCAGTATCATGACATGATGTGGCTGGACTTGGACGGCGACGGCGCCCCGGAGCTGGTGACGGGCAAGCGGTATCGCGCCCACTGCGGGTTTGACCCGGGCGCCTTCGACCCCTACGGCTGCTATTACTTCAAATGGAACGGCGCGCACTTCACCAAGCAGGTGATCGCCTACGGCCCGGTGCGCGAGTCCAAGGGCCTCGGCCTTCAGTTCGCCGTGGCGGACCTGACGGGC